One stretch of Verrucomicrobiia bacterium DNA includes these proteins:
- a CDS encoding glycosidase encodes MSQLTRVQFASRMRRLQFEHEKLLRRRNRGEVLGNGIFQRFQYPVLTAEHVPLAWRYDLNAQTNPHLMTRLGINATFNVGAMDWDGDIVLIVRVEGWDRKSFFAVAESRNGIDGFRFWDYPVRMPELDHRETNLYDMRLVRHEDGWIYGLFCAERHDDSKPGDLSAAVARCGIARTRDLVTWERLPDLKTNSLHQRNCVLHPEFVNGKYAFYTRPMTDFAATGTGDGVGWGVCDDITHAAIDAEQIIDPRFYHTIKEGKNGLGPAPIRTKAGWLHLAHGVRNTAAGMRYVLYLFLCDLNNPTRVTHAPGGYFLAPEGEERVGDVSNVVFANGWVAQKNGDVFIYYGSSDTRTHVATSTIEKLLDYVMNTPADGMRSSVCVAQRCELIDRNSKLASRSKAPRGHSASSSKRAGL; translated from the coding sequence ATGTCACAACTCACCCGAGTCCAATTCGCATCCCGCATGCGCCGCCTTCAGTTCGAACACGAAAAACTGCTTCGCCGAAGGAATCGCGGTGAGGTGCTTGGCAATGGCATTTTCCAGAGATTCCAATATCCCGTTCTCACCGCAGAACACGTTCCATTGGCCTGGCGGTATGACCTGAATGCGCAAACCAATCCGCACCTCATGACGCGGCTGGGAATCAACGCCACGTTCAACGTTGGCGCCATGGACTGGGACGGGGATATCGTGCTCATCGTCCGCGTGGAAGGATGGGATCGCAAATCGTTCTTCGCCGTCGCCGAAAGCCGGAACGGCATCGATGGCTTCCGATTCTGGGATTATCCGGTGCGCATGCCTGAGCTCGATCACAGGGAAACGAACCTGTATGACATGCGCCTCGTGCGGCATGAGGATGGCTGGATCTATGGGCTCTTCTGCGCCGAACGCCACGATGACTCGAAGCCTGGCGATCTCTCAGCTGCGGTTGCGCGCTGCGGAATCGCGCGAACACGCGATCTCGTAACCTGGGAACGGCTTCCCGACCTGAAAACCAATTCATTGCATCAGCGAAACTGCGTGCTGCATCCGGAATTCGTGAACGGCAAATACGCGTTCTACACGCGTCCAATGACCGACTTCGCTGCGACAGGCACAGGCGATGGGGTTGGCTGGGGCGTATGCGATGACATCACGCACGCCGCGATTGATGCGGAGCAAATTATTGATCCGCGGTTTTATCACACAATCAAGGAAGGCAAGAACGGCCTCGGGCCAGCGCCAATTCGCACAAAGGCAGGCTGGCTGCATCTCGCGCACGGCGTGCGCAACACCGCGGCCGGAATGCGCTACGTGCTGTATTTATTCCTGTGCGATCTCAACAACCCGACGCGCGTCACCCACGCGCCTGGCGGGTATTTCCTGGCGCCTGAAGGCGAGGAACGGGTGGGCGATGTGTCGAATGTCGTGTTTGCAAATGGGTGGGTCGCGCAGAAAAACGGCGACGTGTTCATCTACTACGGTTCCTCCGATACCCGCACGCATGTCGCCACAAGCACGATCGAAAAACTGTTGGATTACGTGATGAATACTCCGGCCGATGGAATGCGCTCGTCCGTTTGCGTTGCGCAGCGATGTGAGTTGATCGACCGCAATTCGAAACTTGCGAGTCGTTCCAAGGCGCCCCGCGGTCATTCCGCATCCAGCTCAAAACGTGCAGGTCTGTAA